A window from Drosophila nasuta strain 15112-1781.00 chromosome 3, ASM2355853v1, whole genome shotgun sequence encodes these proteins:
- the LOC132791258 gene encoding uncharacterized protein LOC132791258 isoform X3, giving the protein MANWTLARRWIEASRLLLLLLIILQLIAATPAARNPNTNYNTNGNNNNNNVNNNNIWRRVRLVTSVSASSPAQERERNAYQLLKANNSSSTSTTTTSTSTTTTSTTTSTTPATPRRSAKQLLRREDQLHVLEGNVSSAARLEMSTEFFVVPTLTAGTRSSSGSSNRSSVTTTATPTRSQGARARAANTPRATQSSNGATGNSNATPPSIVSTTQLPFAGLRKEVWVVPVLVLASLTMLMMGAFEIFVLFKAWRTSPSRRHLFLGQMLLLGLFACAGLGAVITAQPTLLSCGAIRFGVGVAYALVFAALLVKCVFLISLNGGVYLPAPYQGLLLLFALLIQVAIGAQWLLTQPPEIYTTSVPVMGSGFLSTTVASQTNYSALFYPTSYTTLDGTPEIYTRIAAVSTVLIPLCKTQFSELLFSLIYIVFLIVFIAVLAIKSRGIRDNYREATYIGLAIGGAIPIWLGWMLCGLAVAERHKDACIAFGLVATSATVFLVMFMPKGRQLAAMGKEGLYVEDREEQFSSLSRAGSGYSPSFFHFKPIKYGVMSGCGMPNSATNTGQGLSSKHCSSANNGGGMFIRPDETNLYTTLEPTLSSNPNVYFQRSGAVHPGILY; this is encoded by the coding sequence ATGGCCAACTGGACTCTGGCCAGACGCTGGATCGAGGCCAGcagactgctgctgttgctcttgatCATCCTGCAACTGATTGCAGCAACGCCAGCGGCGCGCAATCCCAACACCAACTACAACacaaacggcaacaacaacaacaacaatgtgaataataataacatttggCGACGCGTGCGTCTCGTGACCAGCGTTAGCGCCAGTTCGCCTGCCCAGGAGCGAGAACGCAATGCTTATCAGCTGCTCAAGGCCAACAATAGCAGCTCcacttcaacaacaacaacaagcacatcaacaacaacgacgtcgacgacgacatcGACGACGCCTGCGACACCGCGTCGCAGTGCcaagcagctgctgcgtcGCGAGGATCAGCTGCATGTGCTCGAGGGCAATGTGTCGAGTGCGGCGCGCTTGGAAATGTCCACGGAATTCTTTGTAGTGCCCACGTTGACAGCGGGCACCAGGAGCAGCAGCGGAAGTAGCAATCGCAGCAGTGTCACCACTacagccacgcccacgcgCAGTCAGGGCGCCCGAGCACGCGCCGCCAATACGCCGCGTGCCACACAGAGCAGCAACGgagcaactggcaacagcaatGCGACACCGCCCAGCATTGTGTCCACCACTCAGCTGCCGTTCGCCGGACTGCGTAAGGAGGTGTGGGTGGTGCCCGTGCTGGTGCTGGCCAGCTTGACCATGCTAATGATGGGCGCCTTCGAGATCTTTGTGCTGTTCAAGGCTTGGCGCACTTCGCCGTCGCGTCGCCATCTCTTTCTGGGTCAAATGCTGCTGCTCGGTCTCTTCGCCTGCGCCGGACTCGGTGCTGTCATCACAGCTCAGCCCACGCTGCTGAGCTGCGGCGCCATACGCTTTGGCGTGGGCGTTGCCTATGCTTTGGTCTTTGCCGCGCTGCTCGTCAAATGCGTATTCCTCATCAGTCTGAACGGTGGCGTATATTTGCCTGCACCCTATCAaggattgttgttgctctttgcGCTGCTCATTCAGGTGGCCATCGGTGCGCAGTGGCTGCTCACGCAACCACCGGAGATCTACACGACAAGTGTGCCGGTGATGGGCAGCGGTTTCCTCTCCACGACTGTGGCATCGCAGACCAATTACTCCGCACTCTTCTATCCCACATCGTATACGACGTTGGATGGCACGCCGGAGATTTATACGCGCATTGCGGCTGTGAGCACTGTGTTGATACCGCTATGCAAAACTCAGTTCTCGGAGCTGCTCTTCTCGCTCATCTACATTGTGTTCCTCATCGTTTTCATTGCGGTGCTGGCGATCAAGTCGCGCGGCATACGCGACAATTATCGCGAGGCGACCTACATCGGACTGGCCATCGGTGGCGCCATTCCCATTTGGCTGGGCTGGATGCTCTGCGGCCTAGCTGTGGCAGAGCGGCATAAGGATGCGTGCATTGCTTTTGGTTTGGTGGCCACATCGGCCACTGTGTTTCTGGTGATGTTCATGCCCAAGGGCAGGCAGCTGGCGGCAATGGGCAAAGAGGGACTCTACGTCGAGGATCGCGAGGAGCAGTTCAGTTCGTTGAGTCGCGCCGGTTCGGGCTATTCGCCGTCCTTCTTCCACTTCAAGCCCATCAAGTACGGCGTGATGAGTGGCTGTGGCATGCCCAATTCGGCAACGAATACGGGCCAGGGACTGAGCTCCAAGCACTGCTCCAGTGCCAACAATGGTGGAG